TGGGGCTCTgacccccccgtgccccccaggGCGGCCCCTGGCCGTGGACTGGGCCGTGGCCAAGGACAAGTaccaggggacacagggagccCCAAGAACACCTGGTgagccccaaaactgccccccaaatcccccaaaacccctgtgagccccaaaactgccccccaaatcccccaaacccctgtgagccccaaaactgccccccaaatcccccaaacccctgtgagccccaaaactgccccccaaatcccccaaaccccctgtgagccccaaaactgccccccaaatcccccaaacccctgtgagccccaaaactgccccccaaatcccccaaagccttgtgagccccaaaactgccccctAAATCCCCCAAGGCCCCGGtgagaccccaaaactgccccccaaatcccccaaaacccctgtgagccccaaaactgccccctAAATCCCCCAAGGCCCCGGtgagaccccaaaactgccccccaaatcccccaaacccctgtgagccccaaaactgccccccaaatcccccaaacccccggtgagaccccaaatctgccccccaaatcccccaaacccccggtgagaccccaaaactgccccccaaatcccccaaaacccctgtgagccccaaaactgccccccaaatcccccaaaccccctgtgagccccaaaactgccccctaaatcccccaaacccccggtgagaccccaaaactgccccccaaatcccccaaaacccctgtgagccccaaaactgccccccaaatcccccaaacccccggtgagaccccaaaactgccccccaaatcccccacaCCCCCTGGTgggaccccaaattcccccccgCACCCCCACCCCGTGTGAGGGGCTGGGCCACcccggggatttggggggcagaggggggcGAGGGGTGACTGtgacccccccccaccccgttcttacagaggaggaggagaaagggcaggaaaacaagggaaaagaggaaaaacagggagaagAAGGGGAGGGGGCTGAAGGAAATCAAGAGGACGACgaagaagaagatgaagaagaagaagaagaagaagaagaagaagacgaagaagatgaagaggaggaggaggaggaggaggaggaggaggaggaagctgcACAGCCACCCCGGCAGACCCCAAAAAGGGGTCCAGGggtcagagctgggctggggcacaggaaaaaaaaggaggaagaggaagctgaggagaaagaagaggaagagcaggaggaagatgaggaaaaggaagaggatgaggaggatgaagatgaagaGGACGAGGAAGGTTTGTTGGGtactggcacagctggggctgggggcttcTGGGATGGGAGGGTTCTGTGGGGTCTGTGCAGAATCTGGGGGGGCTTTTGTGGGCTCAGGGGGCGCTCCTGGGGGGGTTAGAGAGagctgggggggtttggggtgggctgggggctcctggggggtttggggtgggctggggggctcctggggggttTAGGGTGGactgggggctcctgggggagggttgggatgggctggggggctcctggggattttggggtgggctgggggctcctggggggtttggggtgggctgggggctcctggggattttggggtgggctggggggctcctggcgggggggggggggttggggtgggctggggggctcctggggggtttggggtgggctgggggctcctggggattttggggtgggctgggggctcctggagggtttggggtgggctgggggctcctggggggtttggggtgggctgggggctcctggggattttggggtgggctggggggctcctggggattttggggtgggctgggggctcctgggggagggttggggtggggggctcctggggggggggttggggtgggctgggggctcctgggggtttggggtgggctggggggctcctggggggggggggtttggggtgggctgggggctcctggggattttggggtgggctggggggctcctggggattttggggtgggctgggggctcctgggggagggttggggtggggggctcctggggggggggggttggggtgggctgggggctcctgggggtttggggtgggctggggggctcctggggggggggggtttggggtgggctgggggctcctggggattttggggtgggcttgggggctcctggggggtttggggtgggctggggggctcctggggattttggggtgggctgggggctcctgggggcTGTTGGTGGGGGGTCTGTGGGAGAGGTGAAGGGGTTGGGGAGGTTCCAGAGAAGGACTTAGGGCAATCTGAGGGGTCTTCCAGGGGACAGGGGCACTTCTGGGGGTCCGGGGGGGTTCCTGGGGGTCCGGGGGTGCCCCtggggggctcccaggtgccctaaccccccccccccttgCAGAGGAGCCCCCCCGCAAGCGCCGGCAGCGGCCGTCGGACGTGGGCGAGGGCAGGACCGTGTTCATCCGGTGAGTGGGGGGCCGGGGGCTGGGGGACCCCGAGCCTGGGGCAGCCCCGGAcccccctgagcccccggccCCCCCAGGAATCTCTCGTTCGACaccgaggaggaggagctggaggagagccTGGCCCGGTTCGGGGGGCTCTGCTACGTCCGGCTGGTGCTGCACCCCCACACCGGCACCCCCAAAggtggggcaggggctggggggctgggggacccccaaaggtggggctggggggcaccAGGTGCTGCTTCCCCACAGCCAGACCCCCAGAAagggggcagggagcaggggggCTGCACCCCGGAGGATGGGGGACACCTCAGGGAATCCTGGGGGGATATTTGGGAGGGGGTACCCCACAGAGTCCTTTgaggggtgctgggagctggagggGGGTCTCAGATTATGGGGTCCCGTGTTTTGGGGGGCTGTCTGTTCCACATTTGGGGGAGGCCCTTCCTGGGCAATGTCTGCCAAGGGGGGCAGGGATTATTTCACTTCTGGGGTGGTCCTCAAATTGGGGGTGTTCCGCATTTGGGGTtggcttcccctcccctgggggctccccccgtgtccccctgacCCCCCTCACCCCCCCAGGCTCTGCCTTTGCCCAGTTTGAGACCCGCGAGGGGGCCCAGAAATGCATCGAGGCTGCTCAGGAGGGGCACGAGGTGAGGGGGGACCCTGGGGGGCAGCGGGGACCCCGGGAGTGACAGAGACCCCCGGGGATGGGGACTCCAGGAGCTGTCAGGGCTCCTGgcgtggctgggggcagctcctggggggctttggggcagggtttgggggatCCCCAGGGCGTcggggaggggctgaggggagtTCGGgcgggagggttttgggggcagtttggggttCTGTTGGGATGcgagtttggggggctttgaGGGGGTGTGGGAGGCTTTGGGGGATGCTGTGGGGAAGGTTTGGGGGTGTCTGAGGGTCCCTCCCTGAGCCCGGCGTCCCCAGGGCGGGGGGCTCCGTGTCGGGGGGCGGCTGCTGCGCGTGGACCCCGCGCTGAGCCGGGACCAGGCCCGGGGGCTCCAGGGGGGCTCGGGGGCAGCCCGGCCCCGAAGCGGCACCAGGAACCTGTACCTGGCCCGGGAGGGGGGTGAGTCGGTGCCCCCCAcgcccccagccctccctgacCCCCGTTCTCCCTCCGTGACCCCCCAGCCTCCCCATTCTCCTGAGGACCCCAACCCCTGTTTTCCCGTGGTGCCCACGTCCCCCAAGCCCTcattccctctgccccccagcgCTTCTCAAGCCCTTGCCAACCCTCCTGAGCCGCTCTGTCTTTGCCCCACCAAATTTCTCTGATCCCCCCACACACCCGTACCCTGCCCCAAACATCTGCCCGGGCTCTCCCATTATCCCctgaccccccaaattcccaaaattataccatttccccattcccagccacCCTCCTGGGCTCCCCCAttccccacagcccccccaaGTCCCCTgactccccaaattcccaaaattatCCCATTTCCCTGTTCCCGGCCATCCGCCCGGGCTCCCCCAttccccacagcccccccaaatcccctgactccccaaattcccaaaattatCCCATTTCCCTGTTCCCGGCCATCCGCCCGGGCTCCCCCAttccccacagcccccccaaatcccctgactccccaaattcccaaaattatCCCATTTCCCCGTTCCCGGCCATCCGCCTGGGTTCCCCCAttccccacagcccccccaaatcccctgatCCCCCAATTCCCACCCCAGCCATCCGCCCGGGCTCCCCCAttccccacagcccccccaaatcccctgacCCCCCAATTCCCACCCCAGCCATCCGCCCGGGCTCCCCCATTCGCCacagcccccccaaatcccctgacCCCCCAATTCCCACCCCAGCCATCCGCCCGGGCTCCCGCGCTGCCGAGGGCGTCAGCGACTCGGACATGGCCAAGCGTGCGCGGGTGAGTGAGTGGGGCCCCGCGGGGCTCCGGGGGGCTTGGGGGCGCcccccctgcccggccccgctgaCCCTGGCGTCCCCCCCAGTTCGAGGAGCTGAAGCGGCGGCGGCTGCAGGACCCCAACATCGGGGTCTCGCGGACCCGGCTGTGCCTGCACAACCTGCCCAAGGCGCTGGACACGCCCCGGCTGCGCGCCCTGCTGCGTGCCCTGCTGCGCGGCCCCGGGGGCACGGCCCCCCTCATCAAGGAGGTGGGGGCGCCGGGGTCCCCCCGAGGCCCCTCcgtgtccctctgtgtccccccgtgtccctctttgtcccctcgtgtccctccatgtccccccgtgtccctctttgtcccctcgtgtccctctgtgtccccccgtgtccctcatTGTCCCCTTGTGTCCCTCTTTGTCCCCTCATGTTCCTctgtgtccccccgtgtccctctttgtcccctcgtgtccctctttgtcccctcgtgtccccctgtgtccccccgtgtTCCCTTTTGTCCCaccgtgtccccctgtgtccccccgtgtccctctttgtcccctcgtgtccctccgtgtccccccgtgtccctcttTGTCCCCTCGTgttcccctgtgtccccccgtgtccctctttgtcccctcgtgtccccctgtgtccccccgtgtccctctttgtcccctcgtgtccctctgtgtccccccgtgtccctctttgtcccctcgtgtccccctgtgtccccccgtgtTCCCTTTTGTCCCaccgtgtccccctgtgtccccccgtgtccctctttgtcccctcgtgtccctctgtgtccccccgtgtccctcttTGTCCCTcgtgtccctctgtgtccccccgtgtccctctttgtcccctcgtgtccctccgtgtccccccgtgtccctctttgtcccctcgtgtccctctttgtccccccgtgtccctctttgtcccctcgtgtccctctgtgtccccccgtgtccctctttgtcccctcgtgtccccctgtgtccccccgtgtTCCCTTTTGTCCCACCGTgttcccctgtgtccccccgtgtTCCCTtttgtcccctcgtgtccctccgtgtccccccgtgtccctctgtgtccccccgtGTTCCCTTttgtccccccgtgtccctctgtgtccccccgtgtccctctttgtcccctcgtgtccctctttgtcccctcgtgtccctctgtgtccccccgtgtccctcttTGTCCCtcgtgtccccctgtgtccccccgtgtTCCCTTttgtccccccgtgtcccccctgtgCCCTGTCTCTGTGTCCTCTCCTCTGGTAGCTGGAGGCCATTTGGGGGTGAtttggggctgcagggctgttgGGGTCCCCcccaggaggggtttgggctgcagggggaggtgggggggtCCCCGCTGCGTCCCCTGGGGGATGTTGCGGGTTCTCCGGGGGAAggtggggggttttggggagcccattccccagtgctggggggtgcagggggaggggaaggtTTGGGGTGACTCCAGGGGagtttggggttctgggggggatcccttccctccccagtgccgggtgaggcaggagctgccctgggtgggttttggggtgagccaggggatgtttttggggtgaccccatcCCTTCCCCTGTGCCGGGTGATGTGGGAGCtgtgggggggtttggggtgccctgggtgggttttggggtgagccaggggatgtttttggggtgaccccatcCTTTCCCTCCCCAGTGCCGGGTGATGCGGGAGCTGCGGGGCCAGGGCCAATCTTTGGGGTTCGCCTTTGTGGAGTTCGGGGAGCACGAGGAGGCCCTGGGGGCCCTGCGGCGCCTCAACAACAACCCCGACCTCTTTGGGGCCCACAAGGTCAGTGGGGGTACCCCAAATCCAGGGGACCCCGTTTCCACACCGCAGAGCTGCCCCCAGCATTCCGGGGTTCCCCTGGGATTTCCTGGGATCccccctgggattttggggtgccctgcgGGTTCTGGGGGTTCTCCTGGGTACTTTGGGGTTCCCCCGGGTGTTTTGGTGTGCCCCccggtttttggggtgttctggGTTACCCTCTCAGTGTTTCACAGGGCGGTTTCTGGGGTCCCCTCTGGGTTTCGGGGTGCCCTCGTGGTGTTGGGGTGTCACGAGGTTTCGGTGGGGTTTTGGGATCTCCCCCTGGGTTGTGAGGACCTCTCTGGTGCTCGGGGGGTTTCAGGGTGCCCCCTGGGGTGTTGGGGTGCTCTGCATGGTATTTTGGGAGCTTTAGAAATGTCCCCTTGGTTTTGGGGGGGCTCCTCCTGGTTTTTGGGGCGTTTCGGGGTGCCCCGTGGTgtttggggtatttgggggtgTTCCCCCACGGTgtttggggtatttggggggTGTCCCCCCGGTTTTTGGGGCGTTTCGGGGTGCCCACCGTGCCCCCCAGCGCCCGATCGTGGAGTTCGCGCTGGAGGACCGGCGGAAGCTGCGGCTGCGGGAGCAGCGGATCCAGCGGGGCCTGGtaggggagccctgagcccccGGGGTCCCCTGCCCTGACCCCACTGCtgaccccaaacctgaccccactGCTGACCCCACTGCTGACCCCAAACCTTACCCCTGCCCTGACCCCAGTGCtgaccccaaacctgaccccaaacctgaccccaaacctgacccctgcactgaccccaaacctgacccctGCCCTGACCCCTGCCCTGACCCCGTCCCTGACCCCGTCCCTGACCCCAGTGCTGACCCCAGTGCtgaccccaaacctgaccccatccctgacccctgCACTGACCCCTGCCCTGACCCCGTCCCTgaccccatccctgacccctgccctgaccccatccctgaccccatccctgaccccatccctgacccctgccctgaccccatccctgaccccatccctgaccccatccctgacccctgccctgaccccatccctgaccccatccctgtccccgtccctgtccctgaccccgTCCCTGACCCCGTCCCTgaccccgtccctgtccccgtccctgtccctgaccccatccctgaccccgTCCCTGACCCCGTCCCTGACCCCTGCCCTgaccccgtccctgtccctgaccccgTCCCTgaccccatccctgaccccatccctgaccccatccctgaccccgTCCCTGACCCCGTCCCTgaccccatccctgaccccgTCCCTgaccccatccctgaccccatccctgtcccccgtCCCTGACCCCGTCCCTgaccccatccctgaccccgTCCCTGACCCCTGCCCTGACCCCTGCCCTGACCCCatccctgaccctgtccctgaccctgtccctgaccctgtccctgaccccatccctgaccccgtccctgaccctgtccctgaccctgtccctgacCCCGTCCCTGACCCCGTCCCTGACCCCTGCACTGACCCCTCTTTCCCCACAGCTCAAGGCCAAGGCCAAGGCGGCCGCGGGACCCCCAAAGCctccccagggagccccggatcccccccaggggcagccagacCCCCCCGCAGGCTCGGGGGGACCCCAGGCCGCCCCCCAGGCCGCCCCCCAGGCCCCCCCGGGGGtgccccccgggaccccctggGCCGGGTTCCGCACGCAGGGCCCGGGGCAcaggggggctcctggggcCCCCCGCACCAAGGTGCTGGCGCTGCCCTCCCACCGCGGCCCCAAAATCAGGTGAGGGGGGCCCTGCGCCCCAGCCCTTGTCcccctttcctcccctcccacTCTCTGTTTTCACcccatttccctttccttttccccctttatcCTCCCCATTTGTCCCCTTTTTCacccttcccttttcctctcccccATCCacccttttcctccctctccttccctcatttctcccccttttccttcccttttgcccccccttttctctctttcccctttccttctcctttccctccctttttccccctttcccaccccattccttccctttcccccctcttttctcccctctttcccccaaACCTTTATCCTTCCCCTCCCCGGGGGTCTCTGCCCCTCGGGGCACCCCGGGGTCTCTCCCCCAGTTCCCCCTTTTCCcaattccccttttccccccaggaAACGGGACAAAGGGAAGGCTCAGCCCgcccccaagccccccaaagcccccaagGCCTCTCGGCGGCGGGAGAAGCTCCGGGTGCCCTCGCCCCAGGTAGGCATTTGGGGTTCTCCCCCGGGAGCTGGGCACCCCcgctgctccactgcccccccagagctgccccccAGCTCGGGGGCACCGGTGCCTTGGGCTCCCCCtcacccctgtgtcccccagacccagcggcggcgccgggggggccccgggggggccGAGGCGCGGTTCCAGGAGCTGGTGGAGAGGTACAAGAGGAAGATTTTGGGGAGCAACTCCCCCACGGCCCGGGGGGGCAAGTGGTTCGAGAGCTGAGGCTCCCCCCGTGCCCCAAAAGCCCCCTGGCACCTCAAAAGCCCCCTGGGGGTGCCGCGGGTCCCAAACCTCacaggggggttttggggtgctgccCCCATGCGCTCTGGGGGGAGTTGGGGGGGCACCCAGCCCTGGGTCCCCCCTGGTGccccccaggatttgggggtgctcCCCCCCATGGCTCTGCATCTTCCTGGGTTTTAATAAAAATGGGTTTTTTGAGGAAAATTTGGCCTCTCGGTGCTGCCCCCCACctcggggaccccaaaacatcTCCCCTGGGACGGGGGTCAGGGGCGCCCCAGGGAGGGAGGGTGGAGACCCCCGGGGAGGAATTGGGGGGGTCCCGTGAGTTTCGGGTCCCGTgggtcccccccgtgtcccccccccaACCTCCGCGGGTCCCGGCTGAGTCACGGTGGCCCCGTGTGGCCACCAACCTCGGGTGGCCCCGGGCGTGAGGGACGTGACCCGGGGGTGACGCTGCCCCACGGCCACCCtgtcccggggtgtccccaccgtggggctggggggggcaGGGGGCTCCGGGCGGGGACCGGGAGGGGCCAGGCCAGCGCTGCAAGGGACACAGAGTGACGCTGTCAGTGACACCCGTGTGTGACACGCAGCGTCCCTGtgcccccatccctgtccctttgTCCCCCTTGTAGCTCTCTCCCTGTCTCCccgtcccttttccccttcactgggggtcccagccagcccccgtgtccccacctCGGCTGGAAGTGTCAGGGTCGCACCAGGCCGGGGCGATGGCAAAGCCACCAGCGAGTCATCAACTGCCACTGAGTCACCGGGGCCGTGTCCCCGCGTCACCGCTGGCCTGGGGGCCGGGGACATCCCAGGGCCCCGCagtcccttgtccccaggtgcccccgtGTCCCGggggtcccttgtccccaggtgcccccggGACACTCCCGTTTCTCAGGGGAGTCCCTTGTCCCCGTGTGGCCGCTGTCCCAAAgatcccttgtccccagggtTGTCCCttgtcccaggggtgtcccttgtccccagagTCATCAGAGACACGAGTGAGGCTGCTGGAAAAGGggctttaaattaaataaattaataataacaGTAACAGTAACCGtagtaataaaataataataataataatagtaataataaaaacGAGTAATGGTGTAGCAAAAGGTGCCGGCAGCAGCTGGAGTCGCTCCGGTGCCTGGGGCCACTCGTGCTGTCCCCGCTGAGGTCCTGGTCCTGCCCGTGGGCTCCTGGTGAGACCCCGGTGAGTCCTGGGTGTGCCCCTGTGGGCCAGGGGGGGTCCTGGCGGTGTCCGTGGGGTCCCGAAGGTCCCTAACACGCGGGGACCCCCTCGAGGTGGGCGGCGACCCCGTCCAGGCAGCCCCGGAGCCGCGCCAGGGCCACCCCGGCCACCGTGTGCGGAGCCTCGGccagcggggctgggggggccgCGGGGGGGTCGCGGGCCGGgggacagcccagcagggccccCAGCACGGCCAGCAGGCTGCGCAGGTTCTCCAGGTCGTTGGCCACCTGGGCCAGGCGCAGGTCGCCCCCGGCCAGGGCCCCCAGGAGCCGCTGGAAGAGCTGGAGCCGCTGGGccgcccagcccagccccgggggGACCCCCCCGTCCGGGAGCCCCCCCTCCGGGACCCCCTCCAGGCCGGTGACGCGCAGGGTCAGCGGGAAGAgctgggggggacacggggcgGGGGCGTCAGGGCACGGGGGACACCCGGCCAGCCTCCCTGG
This portion of the Anomalospiza imberbis isolate Cuckoo-Finch-1a 21T00152 chromosome 5, ASM3175350v1, whole genome shotgun sequence genome encodes:
- the RBM28 gene encoding RNA-binding protein 28; this encodes MAAPEPRTVLVRGLPAGATAALLERLFGHLGPVRRCFVVTEKGSPKCRGFGYVTFSLAEDAGRALREPPELGGRRLAVSPARPRDRDRAGAGGPRGAGHGEPPPQPPRAKKPRGPCRKARLILRNLSFQCSEEELRALFSPFGPVLELSVPRKPDGTPRGFAFVQLRNLREAAAALRGLNGAQLRGRPLAVDWAVAKDKYQGTQGAPRTPEEEEKGQENKGKEEKQGEEGEGAEGNQEDDEEEDEEEEEEEEEEDEEDEEEEEEEEEEEEEAAQPPRQTPKRGPGVRAGLGHRKKKEEEEAEEKEEEEQEEDEEKEEDEEDEDEEDEEEEPPRKRRQRPSDVGEGRTVFIRNLSFDTEEEELEESLARFGGLCYVRLVLHPHTGTPKGSAFAQFETREGAQKCIEAAQEGHEGGGLRVGGRLLRVDPALSRDQARGLQGGSGAARPRSGTRNLYLAREGAIRPGSRAAEGVSDSDMAKRARFEELKRRRLQDPNIGVSRTRLCLHNLPKALDTPRLRALLRALLRGPGGTAPLIKECRVMRELRGQGQSLGFAFVEFGEHEEALGALRRLNNNPDLFGAHKRPIVEFALEDRRKLRLREQRIQRGLLKAKAKAAAGPPKPPQGAPDPPQGQPDPPAGSGGPQAAPQAAPQAPPGVPPGTPWAGFRTQGPGHRGAPGAPRTKVLALPSHRGPKIRKRDKGKAQPAPKPPKAPKASRRREKLRVPSPQTQRRRRGGPGGAEARFQELVERYKRKILGSNSPTARGGKWFES
- the LEP gene encoding leptin — encoded protein: MRCPGVSLWGLLCLGVAVAGGRPVRLERVRADARALTRTLSTRLQQLQLFPLTLRVTGLEGVPEGGLPDGGVPPGLGWAAQRLQLFQRLLGALAGGDLRLAQVANDLENLRSLLAVLGALLGCPPARDPPAAPPAPLAEAPHTVAGVALARLRGCLDGVAAHLEGVPAC